The following coding sequences are from one Polynucleobacter sp. JS-JIR-II-50 window:
- a CDS encoding homoserine dehydrogenase, translated as MKPIQVGLLGIGTVGGGVFTVLERNQDEITRRAGRGIRINTVADLNVERAKELVKDRAQVVSDARAVINNPEIDIVVELIGGYGIAKDLVLEAIAAGKHVVTANKALIAVHGNEIFKAAHAKGVMVAFEAAVAGGIPIIKALREGLTANRIEWIAGIINGTTNFILSEMRDKGLDFATVLKEAQRLGYAEADPTFDIEGVDAAHKATIMSAIAFGIPMQFEKAHIEGITKLDAIDIKYAEQLGYRIKLLGIAKKTSTGVELRVHPTLIPSKRLIANVEGAMNAVQVFGDAVGTTLYYGKGAGSEPTASAVIADLVDITRLLSADAEHRVPYLAFQPDAVHDTPVLPIGEITTSYYLRLRVADQAGVLADITKILASHGVSIDALLQKEADEGESQTDLVALTHETKEKNMLAAIKEIQNLKTVAGEVVKIRLENLS; from the coding sequence ATGAAACCGATTCAAGTAGGTCTGTTAGGTATTGGCACTGTTGGTGGTGGCGTATTCACTGTTCTCGAGCGTAACCAAGATGAAATTACTCGTCGTGCAGGGCGCGGCATTCGCATTAATACAGTTGCTGATTTAAATGTAGAGCGTGCCAAAGAATTGGTTAAAGACCGCGCACAAGTGGTGAGTGATGCCCGTGCCGTGATCAATAACCCAGAGATCGACATCGTTGTTGAGCTTATTGGTGGTTATGGCATTGCCAAAGACTTAGTTCTTGAAGCTATCGCTGCCGGTAAGCACGTGGTTACAGCTAATAAAGCATTGATTGCTGTTCACGGTAACGAAATCTTTAAGGCGGCGCATGCTAAAGGCGTGATGGTTGCCTTTGAAGCTGCCGTAGCCGGTGGTATCCCCATTATTAAAGCCTTGCGTGAAGGCTTAACAGCAAACCGCATCGAATGGATTGCGGGCATCATTAATGGCACAACCAATTTTATCTTGTCAGAGATGCGCGACAAAGGTTTGGATTTCGCAACAGTGCTTAAAGAGGCGCAACGCCTAGGCTATGCAGAAGCGGATCCTACTTTTGATATCGAAGGTGTTGATGCTGCTCATAAAGCGACCATCATGAGTGCGATTGCATTTGGCATCCCTATGCAGTTTGAAAAAGCACACATTGAAGGCATCACTAAATTAGATGCAATTGATATTAAGTATGCAGAGCAATTGGGCTATCGCATTAAGCTACTTGGTATCGCAAAGAAAACTTCAACAGGCGTTGAGCTACGCGTGCACCCAACCTTAATTCCCTCTAAGCGCTTGATTGCCAACGTTGAAGGTGCCATGAATGCCGTGCAGGTATTTGGCGATGCCGTTGGAACAACTTTGTACTACGGAAAAGGTGCAGGCTCTGAGCCAACTGCTTCCGCAGTGATTGCTGACTTAGTGGATATCACTCGTTTGCTAAGTGCTGACGCCGAACATCGCGTACCGTACTTGGCCTTCCAGCCAGATGCTGTGCATGACACACCAGTGCTCCCTATTGGTGAGATCACGACTAGTTACTATCTGCGCTTGCGTGTAGCTGATCAGGCCGGTGTATTGGCTGACATCACTAAGATTTTGGCATCGCATGGCGTTTCCATTGATGCGCTCTTACAAAAAGAAGCTGATGAGGGTGAAAGTCAAACTGATTTGGTAGCTTTAACCCACGAGACCAAAGAAAAGAACATGCTTGCCGCGATTAAAGAGATTCAGAATCTCAAGACGGTTGCTGGTGAAGTTGTGAAGATCCGTTTAGAAAATCTGTCTTAA